The following proteins are co-located in the Festucalex cinctus isolate MCC-2025b chromosome 15, RoL_Fcin_1.0, whole genome shotgun sequence genome:
- the htr1ab gene encoding 5-hydroxytryptamine (serotonin) receptor 1A b, with protein MEDANNTTVLSQFDLPVNNTTKAAEDEELRLSYQIFTSFLLCALILCAIFGNACVVAAIALERSLQNVANYLIGSLAVTDLMVSVLVLPMAALYQVLNRWTLGQIPCDIFISLDVLCCTSSILHLCAIALDRYWAITEPIDYMKKRTPRRAAVLISVTWLVGFSISVPPMLIMRSQPNSVEEDRKNPKQCKIRQDLWYTIYSTFGAFYIPLMLMLVLYGRIFKAARFRIRRTVRKSEKKKVADSCSAVSPALFHKKTPRDAQAKSWKRSVEPRQAPCVNGAVRHAEDGESLEIIEVHSSLKGNLPLPNTPSTVPLFESRHEKATEAKRKIALARERKTVKTLGIIMGTFILCWLPFFIVALVMPFCQESCYMPRWLEDVINWLGYSNSLLNPIIYAYFNKDFQGAFKKIIKCHFCRP; from the coding sequence ATGGAGGACGCAAACAACACGACAGTCTTGTCTCAATTTGACCTCCCTGTAAACAATACCACCAAAGCAGCCGAAGATGAGGAGTTGAGGCTGAGTTACCAAATCTTCACCTCCTTCCTCCTTTGCGCGCTGATCCTGTGCGCAATCTTTGGGAACGCGTGCGTGGTGGCGGCCATCGCCCTGGAGCGCTCTTTGCAGAACGTGGCCAACTATTTGATCGGTTCTCTCGCCGTCACCGACTTAATGGTGTCGGTGCTGGTTCTGCCCATGGCGGCGCTGTACCAGGTGTTAAACAGGTGGACTCTGGGACAGATCCCGTGCGACATCTTCATCTCTTTGGATGTTTTATGCTGCACCTCGTCCATATTGCACCTGTGCGCCATCGCACTGGACAGATACTGGGCCATTACCGAGCCCATAGACTACATGAAGAAGAGGACGCCTCGGAGAGCGGCGGTTTTGATCAGCGTCACTTGGCTGGTTGGGTTCTCCATTTCTGTGCCGCCTATGTTGATTATGCGCTCCCAGCCGAACAGCGTGGAGGAAGACAGGAAGAACCCAAAGCAGTGTAAGATCAGACAAGACCTCTGGTACACCATTTACTCCACGTTCGGTGCTTTCTACATTCCGCTCATGCTCATGCTGGTTCTCTACGGGCGGATATTTAAAGCGGCCAGGTTCCGCATTAGAAGGACCGTGCGTAAAAgcgaaaaaaagaaagtggccgACTCCTGCTCGGCTGTATCCCCCGCGCTCTTCCACAAAAAGACACCGAGAGATGCGCAGGCGAAAAGCTGGAAAAGAAGCGTGGAGCCGCGGCAGGCGCCGTGCGTCAACGGCGCGGTCAGACACGCCGAGGACGGAGAATCTCTGGAGATCATCGAGGTTCACAGCAGCCTCAAAGGCAACCTCCCGCTCCCCAATACTCCGAGCACAGTGCCGTTGTTCGAGAGTAGGCACGAGAAGGCGACCGAGGCCAAGAGGAAGATCGCCCTGGCTCGGGAGCGCAAAACGGTGAAGACGCTGGGCATCATCATGGGCACCTTCATCCTCTGCTGGCTGCCGTTCTTTATCGTCGCCCTGGTCATGCCCTTCTGCCAGGAATCGTGTTACATGCCCCGCTGGCTGGAGGACGTGATCAACTGGCTGGGGTACTCCAACTCTCTGCTCAATCCCATCATTTACGCATACTTCAACAAAGACTTTCAGGGGGCTTTTAAGAAAATCATCAAGTGTCATTTCTGCAGACCATAA
- the LOC144002741 gene encoding uncharacterized protein LOC144002741, with protein sequence MKVRAVVANSTSPKIVPHSETAVLTTSQPAQVQAVDEMETAQPPRTCGSSETAGKSCWSLDARVVMLLVTLAGAVILLLLYRLLQTRHRLRKASARHALEYYSFYHTATYTFKHPSTYEKLPNGNVPHTVPPLPTVAIATPVATTPLPPIPVPLPASTPLPPAPVGPAIPSLQMTPPLLPVIPTAAPSPHLSWGACSDVDVYSRIGAYRPSRLSSLSSHSKVILFEHSSL encoded by the exons ATGAAGGTTCGAGCTGTGGTCGCCAACAGCACTTCTCCCAAGATCGTTCCCCATTCTGAGACAGCTGTGCTGACCACCAGCCAGCCAGCCCAAGTCCAAGCAGTTGATGAGATGGAGACAGCACAGCCCCCCAGGACCTGTGGCTCATCAGAAACAGCTGGGAAATCTTGCTGGAGTTTGGATGCCAGAGTGGTGATGCTTCTGGTGACTCTAGCTGGAGCTGTCATCTTATTGCTTCTGTACAGACTCTTACAAACACGACACAG gCTGAGAAAGGCGAGTGCAAGACATGCTCTGGAGTATTACAGCTTCTACCACACAGCCACCTACACATTCAAACACCCATCAACATATGAGAAGCTGCCGAATGGCAACGTCCCGCACACCGTTCCACCTTTGCcgactgttgccatagcaacacCGGTTGCCACCACCCCGCTGCCACCTATTCCAGTACCCCTTCCGGCCTCTACGCCACTCCCCCCGGCACCTGTCGGCCCTGCAATACCTTCACTCCAGATGACGCCGCCTCTTCTGCCCGTGATCCCTACCGCCGCGCCAAGCCCCCACCTGTCATGGGGTGCCTGCTCAGACGTCGATGTGTACTCCCGCATTGGAGCTTACAGGCCCTCCAGGCTCTCTAGCCTATCTAGCCATTCAAAGGTCATTCTTTTTGAACACTCGTCTCTCTGA
- the LOC144002733 gene encoding uncharacterized protein LOC144002733 produces MIEMEEWDTSSASNWEASSSPFFSHHSIFSGSSIKNDSSSTGSFSGLSASSTARMRALAKADAQAARVRFAYAKKEKKIKMKKACLEASLDVLHQRKEADAASAKADVMESVLSQLGMEEQGEGVLGFLPIQTTPEQKVGEYINKHDLVTPFLVNQEPSQHHQLPQARDQALQRPVNQQDAFQGVPQPQQKVNSHDYVVDTSTSNLARCLPLIVNQEPSQHHQLPQDRDRALQRPVNQQDAFQGVLQPQQRVNSHDYVVDTSTSNLARCLPLIVNQESSQHHQLPQDREQALQRPVTQQDAFHGGPQPQQRVNSHDYVVDTSSSNLAGFTPLTVNQEPSQHHQLPQDRDQSLQRPVNQQDAFHGVPQTQQSVNSHDYVVDTSTSNSARFTALIVNEEPSQHHQLPQARDQALQSPVNQQDAFHGVPQPQQSVSSHDYIVDTSISEPSRFTPLLVNQEPSQHYQLPQDRDQALQRPVPQQGAFHGVPQPQHDYVVDTSISDLSSFTPLLVNQEPSQHHQLPQDRDLALQRPVPQQGAFHGVPQPQQRLNSHRYVVDSSPSDLARLLAKIQLMTGALSKFDDKPESYPSWKVAFRSIITDVGLTLNEELNLLIKWLGPESSQHATRVKAVHISCPSVALEIIWTRLDEVYGSPEAIENSLFSKIDKFPKVSRKDPRRLQELSDIISELEAAKENGHLPLSTYFDTARGVGQIVEKLPFYLQEKWIMVGSKYKEDHGVTFPPFSFFCEFMKGQAKARNDPSFNSSSFTSHAKRTKAYKNAQKRKVCK; encoded by the coding sequence ATGATCGAAATGGAGGAATGGGACACTAGTAGTGCTAGCAACTGGGAGGCCAGCTCTTCTCCATTCTTCTCCCACCATAGCATCTTTTCAGGATCTTCAATCAAGAATGATAGTTCTTCAACGGGATCTTTCAGTGGGTTATCCGCCTCATCCACTGCCAGGATGCGGGCACTCGCCAAGGCTGATGCTCAAGCCGCAAGAGTCAGATTTGCCTAtgctaagaaagaaaaaaaaattaaaatgaaaaaagcatGCTTGGAGGCAAGCCTAGATGTTCTCCATCAGAGAAAGGAAGCTGACGCAGCTTCGGCCAAAGCAGATGTGATGGAGTCTGTTCTTTCCCAGCTTGGTATGGAAGAACAAGGCGAAGGAGTATTGGGATTTCTACCTATTCAGACCACCCCAGAGCAGAAAGTGGGtgaatatataaacaaacatgATCTAGTCACACCCTTTCTTGTCAATCAAGAACCCAGTCAGCACCACCAATTGCCTCAGGCCCGAGATCAGGCCTTACAAAGACCTGTAAACCAACAAGATGCTTTCCAAGGTGTACCACAACCACAGCAAAAGGTAAACTCCCACGACTACGTTGTCGACACTTCAACCAGTAACCTTGCCAGGTGCTTACCCCTTATTGTCAATCAAGAACCCAGTCAGCACCACCAATTGCCTCAGGACCGAGATCGGGCATTACAAAGACCTGTAAACCAACAAGATGCTTTCCAAGGTGTACTACAACCACAGCAAAGGGTAAACTCCCACGACTACGTTGTTGACACTTCAACCAGTAACCTTGCCAGGTGCTTACCCCTTATTGTCAATCAAGAATCCAGTCAGCACCACCAATTGCCTCAGGACCGAGAGCAAGCGTTACAAAGACCTGTAACCCAGCAAGATGCTTTCCATGGTGGACCACAACCACAGCAAAGGGTAAACTCCCACGACTACGTTGTTGACACTTCAAGCAGTAACCTTGCCGGGTTCACACCCCTTACTGTCAATCAAGAACCCAGTCAGCACCACCAATTGCCTCAGGACCGAGATCAATCATTACAAAGACCTGTAAACCAACAAGATGCTTTCCATGGTGTACCACAAACACAGCAAAGTGTAAACTCCCACGACTATGTTGTTGACACTTCAACCAGTAACAGTGCCAGGTTCACAGCCCTTATTGTCAATGAAGAACCCAGTCAGCACCACCAATTGCCTCAGGCCCGAGATCAAGCATTACAAAGTCCTGTAAACCAACAAGATGCTTTCCATGGTGTACCACAACCACAGCAAAGTGTAAGCTCCCATGACTACATTGTTGACACTTCAATCAGTGAACCTTCCAGGTTCACACCTCTTCTTGTCAATCAAGAACCCAGTCAGCACTACCAGTTACCTCAGGACCGAGATCAAGCATTACAAAGACCTGTACCCCAACAAGGTGCTTTCCATGGTGTACCACAACCACAGCACGACTACGTTGTTGACACTTCAATCAGTGACCTTTCCAGCTTCACACCCCTTCTTGTCAATCAAGAACCCAGTCAGCACCACCAGTTACCTCAGGACCGAGATCTAGCATTGCAAAGACCTGTACCCCAACAAGGTGCTTTCCATGGTGTACCACAACCACAGCAGAGGTTAAACTCCCACCGCTACGTCGTTGACAGTTCACCTAGTGACCTTGCCAGGCTCCTAGCAAAGATTCAGCTGATGACCGGAGCACTGTCTAAATTTGACGACAAACCCGAGAGTTATCCTAGCTGGAAGGTCGCATTCCGGTCTATCATCACTGATGTTGGTCTAACGTTGAATGAAGAACTAAACCTCCTAATCAAGTGGCTAGGCCCTGAATCTTCTCAACACGCAACAAGGGTCAAAGCAGTCCATATAAGCTGTCCTTCTGTTGCTCTGGAGATTATATGGACGAGGCTTGATGAGGTCTATGGCTCACCAGAGGCTATTGAAAACTCCTTGTTTTCCAAAATAGACAAATTCCCAAAGGTCTCCCGCAAAGATCCACGGAGACTACAAGAGCTCTCAGACATAATCAGTGAATTGGAAGCTGCAAAGGAAAATGGACACTTACCTCTTTCAACTTACTTTGACACAGCCAGGGGAGTTGGTCAAATTGTGGAGAAGTTACCCTTCTATCTCCAAGAAAAATGGATAATGGTAGGGTCAAAATATAAAGAAGATCATGGAGTTACATTCCCACCGTTCTCCTTCTTCTGTGAGTTTATGAAAGGACAAGCCAAAGCGAGGAATGACCCAAGCTTCAACAGCTCATCTTTCACCAGCCACGCAAAGAGAACAAAAGCATACAAGAATGCGCAGAAAAGAAAAGTATGCAAGTAA